In the Limanda limanda chromosome 1, fLimLim1.1, whole genome shotgun sequence genome, one interval contains:
- the ckap4 gene encoding cytoskeleton-associated protein 4 gives MAAKNKNKSSSGEKSPAPVSQDEAPKKAQKSPSTGSSGSPGPQGPRTRGGLGLVLNTVFYAALIGAAGFAAFYLQQVVEEIRASNTRTEQSAQRSAELGRSMESVVQQVESLRSSVDGLDSSLSITRVELQGAISRMKTGEVETRRVKEALQNLQNDLLRDLSEGISEVKEARERDFSSLEKTVEERLAEVSQSIKVNMAEVTEAQGEAQSQLADLKARLGDMEDPALIKEELSAIVEAVAEIKMSKQAEASSANSLREQIGAVREELQTRNQEVASLSQEVEAVRSGVQENVGSLRQSLSEAEAEVQALKDKTLMVEGVVEQAAEVAREVGREANAAAAQGQKRSEELEARVRASEESGDSLLASVSEITSKVESLLAKLDTHESAQAAQVQKAKAGLEQELETLRSSLGALQSNVVALDGAMKDSSQDEQVKDLEKRLAALEASSSTKPEQLEGLRKMVAGLEDKAAKLEGHDQAIAALQKALQETTKKLQKKK, from the exons ATGGCTgcaaagaacaagaacaagagcaGCTCCGGCGAGAAGAGCCCAGCGCCCGTCAGCCAGGATGAGGCTCCGAAGAAAGCCCAGAAGAGCCCCAGCACCGGGTCCTCCGGCTCCCCGGGACCCCAGGGGCCACGGACCCGGGGCGGCCTGGGACTCGTCCTGAACACAGTGTTCTACGCAGCACTGATAGGAGCCGCGGGGTTTGCAGCGTTCTACCTGCAGCAGGTCGTGGAGGAGATCCGAGCGAGCAACACCAGGACCGAGCAGAGCGCACAGAGGAGCGCGGAGCTGGGCAGGAGCATGGAGAGCGTCGTGCAACAG GTGGAGTCTCTGAGGAGCTCTGTGGACGGTCTGGATTCATCGCTGAGCATCACACGGGTGGAGCTGCAGGGGGCCATCAGCCGCATGAAGACGGGCGAGGTGGAGACGAGGAGGGTGAAGGAGGCGCTCCAGAACCTCCAGAACGACCTCCTCAGGGACCTCTCGGAGGGCATCAGCGAGGTGAAGGAGGCCCGCGAGAGGGACTTCTCCTCGCTGGAGAAGACGGTGGAGGAGCGCCTGGCCGAGGTGAGCCAGTCCATCAAGGTCAACATGGCAGAGGTCACTGAGGCCCAGGGCGAGGCGCAGAGCCAGCTGGCCGACCTCAAAGCCCGCCTGGGGGACATGGAAGACCCTGCACTCATCAAGGAGGAGCTCTCCGCCATCGTCGAGGCTGTGGCTGAAATCAAGATGTCCAAACAGGCGGAAGCATCATCAGCCAACTCACTCAGGGAGCAGATTGGCGCCGTGAGGGAAGAGCTCCAGACTCGCAACCAGGAGGTGGCCTCGCTGTCTCAGGAGGTGGAAGCGGTGAGGTCGGGGGTGCAGGAGAACGTTGGGAGCCTGAGGCAGTCGCTGTCGGAGGCAGAGGCCGAGGTTCAGGCCCTGAAGGACAAAACGCTGATGGTGGAGGGCGTGGTGGAGCAGGCCGCCGAGGTGGCCCGTGAGGTCGGGAGAGAGGCGAACGCAGCGGCTGCTCAGGGACAGAAAAGGTCAGAGGAGCTTGAAGCGAGAGTGAGAGCATCAGAGGAGAGTGGAGACTCACTGTTGGCGTCAGTGTCAGAAATCACCTCCAAAGTGGAATCACTGCTCGCTAAGCTGGACACCCACGAGAGCGCTCAGGCTGCGCAGGTGCAGAAGGCCAAAGCTGGGttggagcaggagctggagacgCTGAGGAGCAGCCTGGGGGCGCTGCAGTCAAACGTAGTCGCTCTGGATGGAGCCATGAAGGACTCCAGTCAGGATGAGCAGGTGAAGGACTTGGAGAAGAGGCTCGCTGCTCTGGAGGCCAGCAGCAGCACGAAGCCCGAGCAGCTGGAGGGTCTACGCAAGATGGTGGCTGGGCTGGAGGACAAAGCCGCCAAGCTTGAAGGCCACGATCAGGCCATCGCTGCTCTTCAGaaagctctgcaggagaccacgaagaaactgcagaagaagaagtag
- the ikbip gene encoding inhibitor of nuclear factor kappa-B kinase-interacting protein isoform X2 — protein sequence MPSEVKQRRKTPKQSDEESEAAKANSKDEEKEKSVKVKPEPEPGNTNTCPGVDMRSFMCVLCVAACGALSWMVLQQNQRFSLMEEKYKSLQGKTSSLFNMEEEVLRVSQKCESVQLMLEGRGGQLGALRPQLEALEQDVGRLKEWASGLTEKRAQLQTSMDALREAVGQIEGRTSSITVDFANKVASVRTDVRRMDGLHSELEALLAQVGELEDQTTRMEHSMVKRIGDVLTSSMERVSSLRAASERNAQAIEQLRKRVPELTTADNEISERLRELEGGRARLIRTLTFASDLKPKVANIRRDFGAFEPQLSDLTLRIGRLAEDLTNREKEITELRQTLTNLTAVEGDLSVTTKQLSEIADMTDIGEMHRPT from the exons ATGCCCTCTGAGGtgaagcagaggagaaagaCCCCGAAGCAAAGTGATGAAGAGTCAGAAGCAGCGAAAGCAAACAGCAAAGatgaagaaaaggagaaaagtgtgaaggtgAAGCCGGAGCCGGAGCCTGGAAACACGAACACGTGTCCGGGTGTGGACATGAGGAGTTTCatgtgcgtgttgtgtgtggctgcgtgtggaGCTCTGAGCTG gaTGGTGCTGCAGCAGAATCAGAGGTTTTCACTTATGGAGGAAAAGTACAAATCTCTTCAGGGGAAAACTTCCAGTCTGTTCAACATGGAGGAAGAAGTCCTGAGAGTTTCCCAGAAG TGCGAGAGCGTCCAGCTGATGCTAGAGGGTCGGGGGGGTCAGCTCGGAGCTCTGCGGCCGCAGCTGGAGGCTCTGGAGCAGGACGTGGGCCGGCTGAAGGAGTGGGCGTCTGGGCTGACGGAGAAACGAGCTCAGCTGCAGACCAGCATGGACGCGCTGAGAGAGGCCGTGGGGCAGATTGAGGGACGCACCTCAAGCATCACCGTGGACTTTGCCAATAAG GTGGCGTCAGTGAGGACCGACGTGCGCAGGATGGACGGCCTGCACTCGGAGCTGGAGGCTCTGCTGGCTCAGGTTGGAGAGCTGGAGGACCAGACCACCCGGATGGAGCACAGCATGGTCAAACGCATCGGGGACGTGCTGACCAGCAGCATGGAGCGGGTCTCCAGTCTCCGGGCCGCGTCCGAACGCAACGCGCAGGCCATAGAGCAGCTCCGCAAGCGTGTCCCTGAACTCACCACTGCAGACAATGAGATCTCTGAGCGTCTGAGGGAGCTGGAGGGCGGCAGAGCTCGCCTCATAAGGACGCTGACCTTTGCCAGTGACCTTAAGCCCAAGGTGGCCAACATCAGGAGGGACTTTGGGGCCTTTGAGCCTCAGCTGTCGGATCTGACTCTGCGGATCGGACGCCTGGCGGAGGATCTCActaacagagagaaggagatcaCAGAGCTGAGACAGACTTTGACTAATCTAACTGCAGTGGAGGGAGATTTAAGTGTCACAACCAAACAGCTCAGTGAAATAGCTGATATGACTGACATTGGAGAGATGCACCGGCCGACATGA
- the ikbip gene encoding inhibitor of nuclear factor kappa-B kinase-interacting protein isoform X1 yields the protein MPSEVKQRRKTPKQSDEESEAAKANSKDEEKEKSVKVKPEPEPGNTNTCPGVDMRSFMCVLCVAACGALSWMVLQQNQRFSLMEEKYKSLQGKTSSLFNMEEEVLRVSQKLAASEDDLQEALSTVSLATRLQQDISDLHAAVMAMQADENSASRDLQAVNARFLNVTETWQERLAVVTSDLASLKVESREAHAGSTDRVNEAERRGRSLAERLEELEDSTRRNARALERTEVDDAKRAQDQLDWNTKQIHKLEEQISSLSRREADLNTQLQEHIPRAQECEQHLPKVEEAVRSILRLGGDLSGAERRLEEVTLQVFGAEDSMLKALSEILEIRQELDTLQAQNSILKMKNELSVVKEAVRELTMVLREHRADGEIDTLAEEEEEWKDNEEEEEEWEGEINQPLHEDITE from the exons ATGCCCTCTGAGGtgaagcagaggagaaagaCCCCGAAGCAAAGTGATGAAGAGTCAGAAGCAGCGAAAGCAAACAGCAAAGatgaagaaaaggagaaaagtgtgaaggtgAAGCCGGAGCCGGAGCCTGGAAACACGAACACGTGTCCGGGTGTGGACATGAGGAGTTTCatgtgcgtgttgtgtgtggctgcgtgtggaGCTCTGAGCTG gaTGGTGCTGCAGCAGAATCAGAGGTTTTCACTTATGGAGGAAAAGTACAAATCTCTTCAGGGGAAAACTTCCAGTCTGTTCAACATGGAGGAAGAAGTCCTGAGAGTTTCCCAGAAG CTTGCCGCCTCTGAGGATGACCTACAGGAGGCGCTCTCCACTGTCTCCCTGGCAACAAGACTCCAGCAGGACATCTCTGACCTCCACGCCGCTGTCATGGCGATGCAGGCGGACGAAAACTCCGCCTCCCGTGACCTGCAGGCGGTCAACGCCCGATTCCTCAACGTGACGGAGACGTGGCAGGAGCGGCTGGCGGTCGTCACCTCTGACCTTGCTTCGCTCAAGGTCGAGTCGAGGGAGGCTCACGCCGGATCCACCGACCGGGTGAACGAGGCCGAGCGGAGGGGCCGGTCGCTGGCagagaggctggaggagctggaggacagcACGCGGAGGAACGCCCGAGCTCTGGAGCGCACGGAGGTGGATGACGCCAAGCGAGCGCAGGACCAGCTGGACTGGAACACCAAGCAGATCCacaagctggaggagcagatcAGCAGCCTGAGCAGGAGGGAGGCCGACCTCAACACCCAGCTGCAGGAGCACATCCCCCGGGCGCAGGAGTGCGAGCAGCACCTGCCGAAGGTGGAGGAGGCGGTGCGCTCCATCCTGAGGCTGGGGGGCGACCTGAGCGGGGCGGAGAGGCGGCTGGAGGAGGTGACCTTACAGGTGTTCGGGGCCGAGGACAGCATGCTGAAAGCGCTGAGCGAAATCCTGGAGATACGTCAGGAGCTGGACACACTGCAGGCTCAAAACAGCATCCTGAAGATGAAGAACGAGCTGTCCGTGGTTAAAGAGGCAGTCCGTGAACTCACCATGGTGCTGAGGGAACACAGGGCAGACGGAGAGATAGACACtttggcagaggaggaggaggaatggaaggacaacgaggaggaggaggaggagtgggagggtGAAATAAATCAACCTCTTCATGAAGACATCACTGAATGA
- the arfgap3 gene encoding ADP-ribosylation factor GTPase-activating protein 3 isoform X2, producing the protein MSEPGRPDISAIFKRLRSVPSNKVCFDCQAKNPSWASITYGVFVCIDCSGTHRSLGVHLSFIRSTELDFNWSWYQLRCMQVGGNSSATSYFSQHGCITSAANAKYNSRAAQLYRDKIKNLATQATRRHGTELWLDSQAPLSPTPTEDKQVDFFSLHTVEVPKNVNTAEMNLSSSTSEKSLYPEKDEDKNGNTEEGPSVDSLSVSPKANPEPSSLFKKKPTTTKKTLGSKKGGLGAHKVSSQNFSDLEKKAQAADKLREKEDGAVSTKKSAQTEESISSSLRLAYKDFEQHRKMEDQKMKGLDGKKKEQAERLGMGLGMRSGVSHSVTSDMHMIEQENTLGSKTTKGRRLIEPDDDEGSFTSRSVSRFEDQVESSDQFTSRWDDGVEEGGWMKVTKKPEPDFYSSSIITSLDDRHAARRKPEPVPVPDTEEARKKFGDVKAISSDMYFGKRDHSEYEAKSRLERLSGSASISSADLFDDPKKQIGSSYSLTNMVPNAPDMSQLKLGVRSVAGKLSVMASGVVNSIQDHYST; encoded by the exons ATGTCCGAGCCCGGTAGACCGGACATCTCCGCCATCTTCAAGCGGCTCCGCTCCGTCCCCTCCAACAAG GTTTGCTTTGACTGTCAAGCTAAAAACCCGAGCTGGGCCAGCATCACCTACGGCGTGTTCGTGTGTATAGACTGCTCAGGCACCCACAGGTCTCTGGGGGTGCACCTGAGCTTTATCAG ATCTACGGAGCTGGACTTCAATTGGTCCTGGTACCAACTGAGATGTATGCAAGTCGGAGGGAATTCCAGCGCG ACTTCTTATTTCAGTCAACATGGCTGCATAACCAGCGCTGCCAACGCCAAGTACAACAGCCGAGCCGCTCAGCTGTACAGAGATAAGATAAAGAATTTAGCCACACAAGCCACCAGACGCCACGGCACTGAG CTGTGGCTTGATAGTcaggctcctctctctccaacacCAACAGAGGACAAGCAGGTGGATTTCTTCAGTCTGCATACAGTG GAGGTTCCTAAAAACGTGAATACGGCTGAAATGAATCTGAGCTCCTCCACATCAGAGAAGAGTTTATACCCGGAAAAAGATGAAGACAAAAATG GTAATACAGAAGAGGGTCCAAGCGTGGATTCGCTGAGTGTTTCTCCAAAAGCGAATCCAG AGCCGTCTTCTCTTTTTAAGAAGAAGCCCACCACTACCAAGAAAACG TTGGGCTCTAAGAAGGGCGGCCTGGGTGCTCATAAGGTCAGCAGCCAGAATTTCTCTGACCTGGAGAAGAAAGCTCAAGCTGCCGACaagctgagagagaaagaagacggCGCTGTGAGCACCAAGAAAAGTGCTCAAACCGAGGAATCCAT ctcttCATCGCTGCGACTGGCCTATAAAGATTTTGAGCAGCACAGGAAAATGGAGGATCAGAAGATGAAGGGATTAGATgggaagaagaaggagcaggcTGAGAGACTGGGCATGGGTTTAGGCATGAGGAG TGGAGTTTCACATTCTGTGACTTCGGACATGCACATGATCGAGCAGGAGAATACCCTTGGCTCAAAGACCACCAAAGGACGGCGGCTCATTGAgccagatgatgatgaagggtCCTTCACCTCTAG GTCTGTGTCCCGGTTTGAGGATCAGGTAGAATCTTCTGATCAGTTTACTTCACGGTGGGATGACGGCGTCGAGGAAGGAGGCTGGATGAAGGTGACAAAGAAACCAGAGCCAGACTTCTACTCTTCCTCCATCATAACTTCACTTGACGACAG ACACGCAGCCAGGAGGAAACCAGAACCAGTGCCAGTGCCGGACACGGAAGAAGCTCGGAAAAAGTTTGGAGATGTCAAAGCAATCTCCTCTGACATGTATTTTGGAAAACGAGACCACTCTGAG tACGAGGCCAAATCTCGACTGGAACGATTATCTGGGAGCGCGTCTATAAGTTCCGCAGACCTCTTTGATGATCCAAAGAAACAGATTG GGAGTTCGTACAGTCTGACCAACATGGTGCCCAACGCTCCGGACATGTCGCAGCTCAAACTGGGAGTGCGCTCAGTCGCAGGAAAACTCTCAGTCATGGCCAGTGGTGTAGTTAACTCAATTCAG GATCACTACAGTACCTGA
- the arfgap3 gene encoding ADP-ribosylation factor GTPase-activating protein 3 isoform X1 — MSEPGRPDISAIFKRLRSVPSNKVCFDCQAKNPSWASITYGVFVCIDCSGTHRSLGVHLSFIRSTELDFNWSWYQLRCMQVGGNSSATSYFSQHGCITSAANAKYNSRAAQLYRDKIKNLATQATRRHGTELWLDSQAPLSPTPTEDKQVDFFSLHTVEVPKNVNTAEMNLSSSTSEKSLYPEKDEDKNGNTEEGPSVDSLSVSPKANPEPSSLFKKKPTTTKKTLGSKKGGLGAHKVSSQNFSDLEKKAQAADKLREKEDGAVSTKKSAQTEESISSSLRLAYKDFEQHRKMEDQKMKGLDGKKKEQAERLGMGLGMRSGVSHSVTSDMHMIEQENTLGSKTTKGRRLIEPDDDEGSFTSRSVSRFEDQVESSDQFTSRWDDGVEEGGWMKVTKKPEPDFYSSSIITSLDDSRHAARRKPEPVPVPDTEEARKKFGDVKAISSDMYFGKRDHSEYEAKSRLERLSGSASISSADLFDDPKKQIGSSYSLTNMVPNAPDMSQLKLGVRSVAGKLSVMASGVVNSIQDHYST, encoded by the exons ATGTCCGAGCCCGGTAGACCGGACATCTCCGCCATCTTCAAGCGGCTCCGCTCCGTCCCCTCCAACAAG GTTTGCTTTGACTGTCAAGCTAAAAACCCGAGCTGGGCCAGCATCACCTACGGCGTGTTCGTGTGTATAGACTGCTCAGGCACCCACAGGTCTCTGGGGGTGCACCTGAGCTTTATCAG ATCTACGGAGCTGGACTTCAATTGGTCCTGGTACCAACTGAGATGTATGCAAGTCGGAGGGAATTCCAGCGCG ACTTCTTATTTCAGTCAACATGGCTGCATAACCAGCGCTGCCAACGCCAAGTACAACAGCCGAGCCGCTCAGCTGTACAGAGATAAGATAAAGAATTTAGCCACACAAGCCACCAGACGCCACGGCACTGAG CTGTGGCTTGATAGTcaggctcctctctctccaacacCAACAGAGGACAAGCAGGTGGATTTCTTCAGTCTGCATACAGTG GAGGTTCCTAAAAACGTGAATACGGCTGAAATGAATCTGAGCTCCTCCACATCAGAGAAGAGTTTATACCCGGAAAAAGATGAAGACAAAAATG GTAATACAGAAGAGGGTCCAAGCGTGGATTCGCTGAGTGTTTCTCCAAAAGCGAATCCAG AGCCGTCTTCTCTTTTTAAGAAGAAGCCCACCACTACCAAGAAAACG TTGGGCTCTAAGAAGGGCGGCCTGGGTGCTCATAAGGTCAGCAGCCAGAATTTCTCTGACCTGGAGAAGAAAGCTCAAGCTGCCGACaagctgagagagaaagaagacggCGCTGTGAGCACCAAGAAAAGTGCTCAAACCGAGGAATCCAT ctcttCATCGCTGCGACTGGCCTATAAAGATTTTGAGCAGCACAGGAAAATGGAGGATCAGAAGATGAAGGGATTAGATgggaagaagaaggagcaggcTGAGAGACTGGGCATGGGTTTAGGCATGAGGAG TGGAGTTTCACATTCTGTGACTTCGGACATGCACATGATCGAGCAGGAGAATACCCTTGGCTCAAAGACCACCAAAGGACGGCGGCTCATTGAgccagatgatgatgaagggtCCTTCACCTCTAG GTCTGTGTCCCGGTTTGAGGATCAGGTAGAATCTTCTGATCAGTTTACTTCACGGTGGGATGACGGCGTCGAGGAAGGAGGCTGGATGAAGGTGACAAAGAAACCAGAGCCAGACTTCTACTCTTCCTCCATCATAACTTCACTTGACGACAG CAGACACGCAGCCAGGAGGAAACCAGAACCAGTGCCAGTGCCGGACACGGAAGAAGCTCGGAAAAAGTTTGGAGATGTCAAAGCAATCTCCTCTGACATGTATTTTGGAAAACGAGACCACTCTGAG tACGAGGCCAAATCTCGACTGGAACGATTATCTGGGAGCGCGTCTATAAGTTCCGCAGACCTCTTTGATGATCCAAAGAAACAGATTG GGAGTTCGTACAGTCTGACCAACATGGTGCCCAACGCTCCGGACATGTCGCAGCTCAAACTGGGAGTGCGCTCAGTCGCAGGAAAACTCTCAGTCATGGCCAGTGGTGTAGTTAACTCAATTCAG GATCACTACAGTACCTGA
- the pacsin2 gene encoding protein kinase C and casein kinase substrate in neurons protein 2 isoform X1, with product MSGNYDDSMIDVSSDSFWEVGNYKRTVRRVDDGNRLCNDLMNCLHERARIEKSYAQQLSEWGKRWRQYVDKGPQYGTLERAWSALCTEAEKVSDLHMEVKAALMGEDFEKLKNWQRDSYHKQMIGGFKESKEAEDGFRKAQKPWAKKLKEVDTMKKSYHSACKEEKLAASRETNSKLESSNSPDAQKKLQEKVEKCQQEVQKTKERYDKSLEELDKVTPQYMENMEQVFEQWQQFEDKRISFFRELLLEVKQHLDLSTDHRFQTIYQTMEDTISATDAEEDLKWFRSNHGPAMPMNWPQFEDWSIDLNRTLSRREKKKPSEGVTLTGINQTGSDQPVPSVKTSSSLTVPTKSAPVGSNPFEEEQEEEKEEEEEMAVEQETTVNHISVEKEKIKTVGSMEKTPDWSDEDTGSNPFSANGEGNPFEDESAPPGVAVAVRALYDYEGQEQDELSFQAGDELTKIGDEDDQGWCKGQLKDGKLGLYPANYVEAIQ from the exons ATGTCGGGCAACTACGACGACTCCATGATCGATGTCTCCAGTGATAGCTTCTGGGAG GTCGGTAACTACAAGCGAACAGTGAGACGGGTAGACGATGGCAACCGGCTCTGTAATGACCTGATGAACTGTCTGCATGAGCGGGCACGTATTGAGAAGTCGTACGCACAGCAGCTCTCAGAATGGGGCAAACGTTGGCGGCAATATGTAGACAAAG GTCCTCAGTATGGTACATTGGAGCGGGCTTGGTCCGCTCTGTGCACGGAGGCAGAGAAGGTGAGCGACCTCCACATGGAGGTGAAAGCAGCGCTGATGGGAGAAGACTTTGAGAAACTGAAGAACTGGCAGCGAGACTCCTACCACAAACAGATGATTGGTGGCTTTAAAGAGAGTAAAGAGGCTGAGGACGGCTTTCGCAAGGCCCAGAAACCCTGGGCCAAGAAACTCAAAGAG GTGGATACGATGAAGAAATCTTATCATTCCGCCTGCAAAGAGGAGAAGCTGGCAGCCAGCAGGGAGACCAACAGCAAACTAGAGAGCAGCAACAGCCCTGACGCCCagaagaagctccaggagaaggtggagaagtgTCAGCAGGAGGTGCAGAAG ACTAAAGAACGCTATGATAAATCCCTTGAAGAGCTGGACAAGGTGACCCCTCAGTACATGGAGAACATGGAGCAGGTGTTTGAGCAGTGGCAGCAGTTTGAAGACAAACGCATCAGCTTCTTCAGAGAGTTGCTGCTGGAGGTTAAACAGCACCTGGACCTCTCAACCGATCACAG ATTCCAGACGATCTACCAGACGATGGAAGACACAATCTCAGCCACTGACGCTGAAGAGGACCTGAAATGGTTCCGGTCCAATCATGGCCCTGCCATGCCAATGAACTGGCCCCAGTTTGAG gACTGGTCCATAGACCTGAACCGAACACTCAGCAGgcgagaaaagaaaaagccatCGGAAGGCGTCACGCTGACTGGCATCAATCAAACTGGATCAGACCAGCCTGTTCCGTCTGTCAAGACCAGCAGCAG CCTGACTGTGCCCACTAAATCAGCACCAGTGGGCTCGAACCCCTtcgaggaggagcaggaggaggagaaggaggaggaagaggaaatggcTGTGGAGCAGGAGACCACAGTCAACCACATCagtgtggagaaagagaaaataaaaac TGTTGGCAGCATGGAGAAGACTCCAGACTGGTCAGATGAGGACACAGGAAGTAACCCATTCTCTGCCAATGGTGAAGGGAACCCGTTCGAGGACGAGTCAGCTCCTCCGGGTGTGGCTGTGGCTGTCAGAGCCCTCTACGACTACGAAGGGCAGGAGCAGGACGAGCTCAGCTTCCAAGCAG GGGATGAATTAACCAAAATTGGCGATGAAGACGATCAGGGTTGGTGCAAAGGCCAGCTCAAGGACGGGAAATTGGGCCTATACCCTGCTAACTATGTGGAGGCCATCCAGTAG
- the pacsin2 gene encoding protein kinase C and casein kinase substrate in neurons protein 2 isoform X2, with protein MSGNYDDSMIDVSSDSFWEVGNYKRTVRRVDDGNRLCNDLMNCLHERARIEKSYAQQLSEWGKRWRQYVDKGPQYGTLERAWSALCTEAEKVSDLHMEVKAALMGEDFEKLKNWQRDSYHKQMIGGFKESKEAEDGFRKAQKPWAKKLKEVDTMKKSYHSACKEEKLAASRETNSKLESSNSPDAQKKLQEKVEKCQQEVQKTKERYDKSLEELDKVTPQYMENMEQVFEQWQQFEDKRISFFRELLLEVKQHLDLSTDHRFQTIYQTMEDTISATDAEEDLKWFRSNHGPAMPMNWPQFEDWSIDLNRTLSRREKKKPSEGVTLTGINQTGSDQPVPSVKTSSSVGSMEKTPDWSDEDTGSNPFSANGEGNPFEDESAPPGVAVAVRALYDYEGQEQDELSFQAGDELTKIGDEDDQGWCKGQLKDGKLGLYPANYVEAIQ; from the exons ATGTCGGGCAACTACGACGACTCCATGATCGATGTCTCCAGTGATAGCTTCTGGGAG GTCGGTAACTACAAGCGAACAGTGAGACGGGTAGACGATGGCAACCGGCTCTGTAATGACCTGATGAACTGTCTGCATGAGCGGGCACGTATTGAGAAGTCGTACGCACAGCAGCTCTCAGAATGGGGCAAACGTTGGCGGCAATATGTAGACAAAG GTCCTCAGTATGGTACATTGGAGCGGGCTTGGTCCGCTCTGTGCACGGAGGCAGAGAAGGTGAGCGACCTCCACATGGAGGTGAAAGCAGCGCTGATGGGAGAAGACTTTGAGAAACTGAAGAACTGGCAGCGAGACTCCTACCACAAACAGATGATTGGTGGCTTTAAAGAGAGTAAAGAGGCTGAGGACGGCTTTCGCAAGGCCCAGAAACCCTGGGCCAAGAAACTCAAAGAG GTGGATACGATGAAGAAATCTTATCATTCCGCCTGCAAAGAGGAGAAGCTGGCAGCCAGCAGGGAGACCAACAGCAAACTAGAGAGCAGCAACAGCCCTGACGCCCagaagaagctccaggagaaggtggagaagtgTCAGCAGGAGGTGCAGAAG ACTAAAGAACGCTATGATAAATCCCTTGAAGAGCTGGACAAGGTGACCCCTCAGTACATGGAGAACATGGAGCAGGTGTTTGAGCAGTGGCAGCAGTTTGAAGACAAACGCATCAGCTTCTTCAGAGAGTTGCTGCTGGAGGTTAAACAGCACCTGGACCTCTCAACCGATCACAG ATTCCAGACGATCTACCAGACGATGGAAGACACAATCTCAGCCACTGACGCTGAAGAGGACCTGAAATGGTTCCGGTCCAATCATGGCCCTGCCATGCCAATGAACTGGCCCCAGTTTGAG gACTGGTCCATAGACCTGAACCGAACACTCAGCAGgcgagaaaagaaaaagccatCGGAAGGCGTCACGCTGACTGGCATCAATCAAACTGGATCAGACCAGCCTGTTCCGTCTGTCAAGACCAGCAGCAG TGTTGGCAGCATGGAGAAGACTCCAGACTGGTCAGATGAGGACACAGGAAGTAACCCATTCTCTGCCAATGGTGAAGGGAACCCGTTCGAGGACGAGTCAGCTCCTCCGGGTGTGGCTGTGGCTGTCAGAGCCCTCTACGACTACGAAGGGCAGGAGCAGGACGAGCTCAGCTTCCAAGCAG GGGATGAATTAACCAAAATTGGCGATGAAGACGATCAGGGTTGGTGCAAAGGCCAGCTCAAGGACGGGAAATTGGGCCTATACCCTGCTAACTATGTGGAGGCCATCCAGTAG